From Demequina lutea, a single genomic window includes:
- a CDS encoding carbohydrate ABC transporter permease, whose product MSEAAPLRSAPTVGRGSEGGNAGALPPSAPQRSRLERLRKPLEITILVGPALLVFLAFVIFPVVIAAYYGFFSWTGFGPANHFIGLRNYTQILADDAFRAAVWHNAEIVGLSLITQGPIALLIALLLNRKMRFQSALRVLIFVPYVISEVVVGTGLSLMLASGGAANDLLGKLGLGGLKQDWLSNPHVAIWTLIAIITWKYIGFAVLLFLAGLQGIPEELTEAAQIDGASYWQVQRRIVLPLLAPTVRIWAFLSIIGSLQLFDLVYIIWGQYVAATAGTSTMATYMVTTGRTAGQYGYGSAVAVLMFLISLTVALVYQRFVLRRDTEGAVTGGAA is encoded by the coding sequence ATGAGTGAAGCCGCCCCCTTGCGGAGCGCGCCAACCGTGGGTCGAGGTTCAGAGGGGGGCAACGCGGGAGCGTTGCCCCCCTCTGCGCCGCAACGCTCCCGGCTGGAACGTCTTCGCAAGCCGTTGGAGATCACGATCCTCGTTGGTCCCGCACTGCTCGTATTCCTCGCCTTTGTGATCTTTCCAGTGGTAATCGCCGCTTACTACGGCTTCTTCAGCTGGACGGGATTTGGGCCTGCCAACCACTTCATCGGGCTCCGCAACTACACACAGATTCTTGCCGACGACGCGTTCCGCGCCGCCGTGTGGCACAACGCGGAAATCGTCGGGCTATCTCTGATTACTCAGGGGCCGATCGCCCTCCTCATCGCCCTCCTGCTTAATCGCAAGATGCGATTCCAGTCGGCATTACGCGTCCTGATCTTCGTCCCCTATGTGATCTCTGAGGTCGTCGTGGGCACCGGATTGAGCCTGATGCTCGCGTCGGGCGGTGCCGCCAACGACCTTCTCGGCAAGCTCGGACTCGGTGGCCTCAAGCAGGACTGGCTGAGCAACCCGCACGTCGCCATCTGGACTCTGATAGCGATCATTACATGGAAGTACATTGGCTTCGCCGTGCTCCTCTTCCTTGCGGGGCTCCAGGGGATCCCGGAAGAACTCACCGAGGCCGCTCAGATCGACGGCGCGTCGTATTGGCAGGTGCAACGGCGGATCGTCTTGCCTCTGCTTGCCCCCACCGTGCGTATCTGGGCATTCCTCTCGATCATCGGATCACTTCAGCTCTTTGACCTCGTCTACATCATTTGGGGCCAATACGTCGCCGCCACAGCTGGCACCTCGACGATGGCCACCTACATGGTCACCACCGGTCGTACGGCCGGCCAATACGGATACGGAAGCGCCGTCGCCGTGCTCATGTTCTTGATCTCACTCACAGTCGCGCTGGTCTACCAACGCTTCGTGCTGCGCCGTGACACCGAGGGCGCAGTAACGGGAGGTGCCGCGTAA
- a CDS encoding extracellular solute-binding protein, with protein sequence MQKRKFVVGAAVLAAGTLLLSACSSGSSKTTTSGGTTTADQSLTLWENSTTGDGVQYWKDTAAAFEKATGVKVTVVAIQNEEMDGKLQTALNSGDAPDVFMARGGGKLAAVVKAGQVMKLDGKLAQSTVDDMAGSMSAFQINGGTYGVPTAVLPEGFFYSQDLFTAAGITSNPKTIDELSTDVTKLKSSGVDAIAVGAKDAWPAAHWYYNFALRECSQDVMNKAATELTFNDDCWLRAGKDLQTFAATKPFNNGFLTTAAQQGAGSSAGLVANHKAAMELMGAWEPGVIASLTPDTKALPDLAWAPFPEITGGKGTPGAMMGGADGYACYIKAPDSCVKFLDFIATQDSQEKYAKAFQTIPASSKAQSVVTDPSLTNLLAAYKKAPYVMLWLDTMYGQSVGNALNVAVVNLLAGTGTPADIVKAVNDAAAKA encoded by the coding sequence ATGCAGAAGAGAAAGTTCGTGGTCGGCGCGGCAGTACTCGCGGCTGGCACTCTCTTGCTTTCCGCATGTAGCAGCGGATCTAGCAAGACCACTACCAGTGGTGGCACTACCACCGCCGACCAGAGCCTCACGCTGTGGGAGAACTCCACGACCGGCGACGGCGTGCAGTACTGGAAGGACACCGCCGCCGCTTTCGAGAAGGCAACAGGCGTGAAGGTGACTGTCGTTGCCATCCAGAACGAGGAGATGGACGGCAAGTTGCAGACCGCCCTCAACTCGGGAGACGCCCCTGACGTGTTCATGGCTCGCGGTGGCGGCAAGCTCGCCGCTGTCGTGAAGGCGGGTCAGGTCATGAAGCTCGACGGCAAGCTTGCTCAGTCCACGGTGGACGACATGGCGGGCTCGATGTCGGCCTTCCAAATCAATGGTGGGACCTACGGCGTGCCCACCGCAGTGCTTCCAGAGGGCTTCTTCTACAGCCAGGACCTCTTCACGGCGGCAGGCATTACGTCTAATCCCAAGACGATCGACGAACTGTCGACGGATGTGACCAAGTTGAAGAGTTCGGGAGTCGACGCGATCGCGGTCGGCGCGAAGGACGCATGGCCGGCCGCTCACTGGTACTACAACTTCGCGCTTCGCGAGTGCTCGCAGGACGTCATGAACAAGGCAGCTACCGAGCTGACGTTCAACGACGACTGCTGGCTCCGTGCTGGCAAGGATCTGCAGACCTTCGCGGCCACCAAGCCGTTCAACAACGGATTCCTGACCACTGCGGCTCAGCAAGGCGCGGGTTCGTCCGCTGGACTTGTCGCCAACCACAAGGCAGCCATGGAACTCATGGGTGCATGGGAGCCCGGCGTCATCGCCTCGCTGACCCCCGACACGAAGGCGCTTCCCGACCTCGCGTGGGCACCCTTCCCGGAGATCACGGGCGGTAAGGGTACCCCTGGTGCCATGATGGGCGGCGCCGATGGCTACGCCTGCTATATCAAGGCGCCTGACTCTTGCGTCAAGTTCCTCGACTTCATCGCGACGCAGGACAGCCAGGAGAAGTACGCGAAGGCCTTCCAGACGATTCCTGCGAGCTCAAAGGCGCAGTCGGTCGTTACGGATCCGTCGCTGACCAACCTGCTCGCCGCCTACAAGAAGGCGCCGTACGTCATGCTGTGGCTCGACACGATGTATGGCCAGAGCGTCGGAAACGCCCTCAATGTGGCCGTCGTCAACCTGCTCGCAGGTACCGGCACACCGGCAGACATCGTCAAGGCAGTCAACGACGCCGCAGCCAAGGCCTAA
- a CDS encoding LacI family DNA-binding transcriptional regulator has translation MGRRPTISDIAAAAGVSVATVSKAVNGRYGVSRDTSEHVMRVVAEMGYESSLGASGMRGTKTGVIGVLVAEIESFAAEVLKGIGATVQSSGFDLLVYTVAFSHEPKGWENRSLRRLSGSLIDAAIMVTPTVVAAATEIPLVAIDPHVSTGEISTVEADSLNGAHIAVAYLISLGHRRIGFVAGRPDLRSSRARDAGYRRALAEAGIQYDPALVRVGFYDEETTRAAGSSLLGNENRPTAVFAANDASAIGIVKVARGLGIDVPGDLSVIGFDDVVEASRLVPPLTTVRQPMRLIGQTATELILARLAGGDAAVRHVELPTELVVRATTAPPRRR, from the coding sequence ATGGGACGCCGTCCGACCATCTCCGACATCGCTGCCGCTGCTGGCGTTTCGGTCGCCACCGTGTCCAAAGCAGTCAACGGCCGCTACGGAGTTTCTAGAGATACCTCGGAGCACGTCATGCGAGTCGTCGCGGAGATGGGCTACGAATCGAGCCTCGGAGCGAGCGGCATGAGGGGGACCAAGACGGGCGTCATCGGCGTGCTTGTTGCGGAGATCGAGTCCTTCGCGGCGGAGGTGCTCAAGGGCATCGGTGCCACTGTGCAGAGTTCCGGTTTCGATCTCTTGGTGTACACCGTCGCCTTCAGTCATGAACCCAAGGGTTGGGAGAATCGGTCTCTGCGCAGGCTGAGCGGCAGCCTCATCGATGCCGCGATCATGGTGACCCCGACTGTGGTTGCCGCGGCGACCGAGATACCCCTAGTGGCGATTGACCCCCACGTGTCCACGGGCGAGATCTCGACGGTCGAGGCCGACAGCCTGAATGGTGCCCACATCGCCGTGGCGTACCTGATCTCGCTCGGTCATCGTCGCATCGGCTTCGTCGCTGGACGCCCCGACCTGCGCTCCTCGCGAGCCCGCGATGCGGGCTATCGCAGGGCCCTCGCGGAGGCCGGAATCCAGTATGACCCGGCGCTCGTGCGCGTGGGTTTTTACGATGAGGAGACCACGCGGGCGGCAGGGTCATCCCTCCTAGGGAACGAGAATCGACCCACCGCGGTCTTTGCGGCGAACGACGCGTCTGCGATCGGCATCGTCAAGGTGGCGAGGGGCCTTGGAATCGACGTCCCTGGCGACCTATCCGTGATCGGATTCGATGATGTGGTGGAGGCCTCGCGGCTGGTCCCGCCGCTCACCACCGTCAGGCAACCAATGCGCCTGATCGGCCAGACGGCCACCGAGCTGATCCTTGCGCGCCTCGCCGGGGGGGACGCCGCGGTCAGGCATGTCGAGCTCCCCACGGAACTCGTCGTGCGTGCAACAACAGCGCCACCGCGCCGGAGGTAA
- a CDS encoding glycoside hydrolase family 43 protein, with the protein MGTYRNPILPGCHPDPSICEVDGTYYMVTSTFEYLPGLPVHRSHNLVDWELVGHVITDQLDYTGIAASKGLYAPTLRYHDGTFYVVCTHVPGEEEPPARAGHFLVTATDPAGPWSEAMWFEGLGGIDPSLTFDGDRVWLCWTNLADPGLWHGQTDIWLVELDPRTHVPMGVPRSIWRGALVGAGWAEGPHIHPRPGGGWMLMAAEGGTNRDHAICVAYADAIEGPYVGDEGNPRLTHRFLGDRADIADVGHADLVQATDGSWWSVMLATHQREGVNSLRGRQTHLVPVEFEEGRPLFAPGTGRVAVEMTVDGVPDQLPPVTTIRDDFDADELDLAWNAVRWLPSEFVDLAARPGFARLRATTDEPTIVGRTSFMGRRLDADTSQITARCEVEGADSLRAGLLLRTTETGLLELALHPDGVVRGVLVDDGVRTEVGAVEVGLDGPVELSLSVDRHVATLTANSTMVGAVDITCLATGRPGWFMGSWWGPFAVGAGHVDVDYVEVNQGAQS; encoded by the coding sequence ATGGGTACGTACCGCAATCCAATTCTGCCCGGCTGCCACCCGGACCCGAGCATTTGCGAGGTCGACGGCACCTACTACATGGTGACGTCCACGTTCGAGTACCTCCCCGGACTCCCCGTGCATCGCTCGCACAACCTCGTCGACTGGGAGCTTGTGGGCCACGTCATTACCGACCAGCTCGACTACACCGGCATCGCGGCCTCCAAGGGCCTGTACGCGCCCACATTGCGCTATCACGACGGCACGTTCTACGTGGTGTGCACTCACGTTCCTGGCGAGGAGGAGCCTCCCGCACGCGCGGGACACTTCCTGGTGACCGCGACGGACCCTGCCGGTCCGTGGAGCGAGGCAATGTGGTTTGAGGGACTCGGCGGAATCGATCCATCGCTGACCTTTGACGGCGACCGGGTGTGGCTGTGTTGGACCAACCTCGCCGACCCCGGGTTGTGGCATGGCCAGACCGACATCTGGTTGGTTGAGCTCGACCCTCGCACGCATGTGCCCATGGGCGTTCCGCGGTCGATCTGGCGCGGTGCCTTGGTGGGCGCGGGATGGGCGGAGGGGCCCCACATCCACCCCAGGCCAGGTGGCGGATGGATGCTCATGGCGGCCGAGGGTGGCACCAACCGCGACCATGCGATTTGCGTCGCCTACGCCGATGCCATCGAGGGTCCGTATGTGGGGGACGAGGGCAATCCCCGGCTTACCCATCGCTTCCTTGGCGACAGGGCGGACATTGCCGACGTCGGCCACGCGGATCTTGTTCAAGCGACGGATGGATCCTGGTGGTCCGTGATGCTGGCGACTCACCAACGCGAAGGGGTCAACAGCCTGCGCGGCCGCCAGACGCACTTGGTCCCCGTCGAGTTCGAGGAGGGTAGACCGCTGTTTGCTCCTGGAACGGGTCGAGTCGCCGTCGAGATGACCGTCGATGGCGTTCCCGATCAGTTGCCACCCGTCACGACCATTCGCGACGACTTCGACGCCGACGAACTCGATCTCGCGTGGAACGCCGTGCGATGGTTGCCTTCCGAGTTCGTCGATCTCGCGGCGCGCCCCGGCTTCGCCCGGCTTCGCGCCACGACGGACGAGCCGACGATCGTGGGCCGGACGTCGTTTATGGGTCGCCGACTTGACGCCGACACATCCCAGATCACGGCGCGATGCGAGGTCGAAGGTGCCGATTCGCTCAGGGCGGGACTCTTGCTGAGGACCACGGAAACTGGGTTGCTCGAACTGGCGCTTCATCCGGATGGTGTCGTGCGTGGGGTGTTGGTTGACGACGGTGTGCGGACGGAAGTAGGGGCGGTTGAGGTCGGCCTTGATGGCCCGGTTGAACTCTCGCTCTCGGTTGACCGACACGTGGCAACCCTGACGGCGAACTCGACCATGGTGGGCGCCGTGGACATCACGTGCCTTGCGACCGGCCGCCCCGGATGGTTCATGGGGAGCTGGTGGGGTCCGTTCGCGGTGGGCGCGGGACACGTCGACGTCGACTACGTCGAGGTGAATCAGGGCGCGCAGTCCTAA
- a CDS encoding deoxyribodipyrimidine photo-lyase — MTAIWWVRHDARLSDNPALLAAQSAGAALPVFPWSPPLTLWSGRSRARRTEIAPIAARRGKA; from the coding sequence GTGACGGCGATCTGGTGGGTGCGACACGATGCACGGCTGAGCGACAACCCCGCGTTACTGGCGGCGCAATCCGCAGGCGCCGCGCTCCCCGTGTTTCCGTGGTCCCCGCCCCTCACACTGTGGTCGGGGCGGAGCCGCGCACGGAGGACGGAGATCGCCCCGATCGCGGCGCGGCGCGGCAAGGCCTAG
- a CDS encoding NADPH-dependent FMN reductase, protein MPRIGIIVGSLAKNSINKKVAQALVGLAPADAELTMLDFSELPLYSYDYDANYPQVAKDWKASIEEVDGIIIVTPEYSRSIPGALKNALDWASRPWGTNSFNGKPVAVMGASIGATGTAIAQQHLRTILAHLNAPTMGQPETFFQYNAAAFAPSGEIQDQGAAGVLQNFVDAAVAHVERNAREHTAA, encoded by the coding sequence ATGCCCCGCATCGGAATCATCGTCGGATCCCTCGCCAAGAACTCGATCAACAAGAAGGTCGCCCAGGCCCTCGTGGGACTGGCGCCCGCAGATGCGGAACTCACGATGCTCGACTTCTCGGAACTCCCGCTCTACTCGTACGACTACGACGCGAACTACCCCCAGGTCGCCAAGGACTGGAAGGCGTCCATCGAGGAGGTCGACGGCATCATCATCGTGACACCCGAGTACTCCCGCTCGATCCCGGGCGCCCTCAAGAACGCGCTCGACTGGGCCTCGCGTCCGTGGGGCACCAACTCCTTCAACGGCAAGCCCGTTGCGGTCATGGGTGCCTCGATCGGCGCCACCGGTACCGCGATCGCTCAGCAGCACCTGCGCACGATCCTGGCGCACCTCAACGCACCCACGATGGGCCAGCCGGAGACGTTCTTCCAGTACAACGCGGCCGCCTTTGCCCCATCCGGCGAGATTCAGGACCAGGGTGCCGCTGGCGTACTGCAGAACTTCGTCGACGCCGCAGTGGCGCACGTCGAGCGCAACGCGCGCGAGCACACTGCCGCCTGA
- a CDS encoding MerR family transcriptional regulator, translating to MDTDYDIGKVARMSGVTSRTLRHYDDIGLLTPAGTGADGRRRYGQPELLRLQHILVLRELGTSLERIARIVNTDDPSTTIALLRDHLAGLTAERERYARLAATVARTIDSIERGKPMNASHVFDGFSHERYEPEARDRWGDDAVDRSNASWERLGEEGKKRHLRIDQEIVEALGAAVRVGFTADSAEVQDIVARHHAWLSEIWTPDAHAYRSLTQMYVDDERFKAHYDEVAPGAAELLRDAAALYAAREL from the coding sequence ATGGACACCGACTACGACATCGGCAAGGTGGCGCGCATGAGCGGCGTCACGAGCCGCACGCTGCGGCACTACGACGACATCGGCCTTCTCACCCCCGCCGGGACGGGGGCCGACGGCAGGCGTCGCTATGGCCAGCCCGAGCTGCTGCGCCTGCAGCACATCCTGGTCCTTCGCGAGCTGGGAACGAGCCTGGAACGCATCGCGCGCATCGTCAACACCGATGACCCCTCCACGACGATCGCGCTGCTACGCGACCACCTCGCCGGCCTCACCGCCGAACGCGAGCGCTACGCGAGGCTGGCCGCGACGGTCGCCCGCACCATCGACTCGATCGAAAGGGGAAAACCTATGAATGCTTCACATGTCTTCGACGGCTTCTCACACGAACGCTACGAGCCGGAGGCCAGGGACCGCTGGGGGGACGACGCCGTCGACCGCTCGAACGCCAGTTGGGAGAGGCTCGGCGAGGAAGGCAAGAAGAGGCACCTGCGCATCGACCAAGAAATCGTCGAGGCCCTTGGGGCCGCTGTGCGCGTGGGCTTCACCGCCGACAGCGCGGAGGTGCAGGACATCGTGGCCAGGCACCACGCGTGGCTCAGCGAGATCTGGACGCCCGACGCACACGCCTACCGGTCGTTGACGCAGATGTACGTGGACGACGAGCGCTTCAAGGCCCACTACGACGAGGTGGCCCCCGGCGCCGCAGAACTGCTTCGAGACGCGGCCGCGTTGTACGCGGCACGGGAACTCTGA
- a CDS encoding APC family permease: MRRLVLGAPLPTYAAGHQTLRKRMALPIFASDPLSSVAYAPQELLLILAGGGLAFIGYTPWIAAAVILLLTVVVVSYRQLVRAYPSGGGAYTVAAKNLGESASLIVASALTVDYVLTVAVSVASGVDNVISAFPALHEWRVEFAIVCVALLVTINLRGVAESSKAFALPTYLFIGSIGVMIVVGAFRAATGNLPLAESAGYTLQHHDLARAALAFLLLRAFASGCSALTGVEAIANGVQAFKPPKARNAQATLVAMGAVAVSLFAGVTYLALKTHVLYTANACDLHGFANCDTKAQRSVMAQIAASVFGGHHAVGFYAVQATTALVLFLAANTAFNGFPLLGSVLAHDRYAPKALLARGDRLVFSNGVIVLGTAAAILLLAFRANLNLLIQMYIIGVFVSFTLGQFGMVVHWTRQLRRGDTVHRTTRALHVFRAINFVGAATTGVVLVIVTITKFTHGAWVVFAIMPVLWLLMFRVNRYYGAVADQVAPDAVTRFGSAGDYAVVLVHTVNKPTLKALDYAIAADHKRLAAVHVAAEPELTESLRAAWRALEIHVPLTVLESPFRDVSSPLVEHLERDRTLHGSEVVSVYIPFYVYGHWWEGFLHNRKSRRVRHRLQLCPGVAVVLVPWLLDSSQSLYTRPARPLPGLERRGLTALPASRKITTQRRFHRPIQR; the protein is encoded by the coding sequence ATGCGTCGTCTCGTTCTTGGTGCACCACTGCCGACGTACGCGGCGGGCCACCAAACACTTCGCAAGCGGATGGCCCTCCCCATATTCGCATCCGACCCGCTCTCCTCCGTCGCCTACGCGCCGCAAGAACTCCTGCTCATTCTCGCCGGCGGGGGCCTTGCCTTCATCGGCTACACCCCGTGGATCGCCGCGGCCGTCATCCTCCTTCTCACGGTGGTCGTTGTCTCCTACCGCCAGCTCGTGCGCGCCTATCCCTCGGGCGGCGGCGCCTACACCGTCGCCGCCAAGAACCTGGGCGAGAGCGCGTCGCTCATCGTCGCGTCGGCGCTCACCGTCGACTACGTATTGACGGTCGCGGTGTCCGTCGCGAGCGGCGTCGACAACGTCATTTCAGCCTTCCCGGCACTGCACGAGTGGCGCGTCGAGTTCGCCATCGTGTGCGTCGCCCTTCTCGTGACCATCAACCTCCGCGGGGTCGCCGAGTCGTCCAAGGCCTTCGCACTTCCCACGTACCTCTTCATAGGCTCGATCGGCGTGATGATCGTCGTCGGCGCGTTCCGCGCGGCTACTGGCAACTTGCCCCTGGCCGAGTCCGCCGGGTACACGCTCCAGCACCACGACCTCGCGCGCGCCGCGCTCGCGTTCCTCTTGCTGCGTGCGTTTGCGTCCGGTTGCTCGGCCCTCACGGGGGTCGAGGCCATCGCCAACGGCGTGCAGGCCTTCAAGCCGCCCAAGGCGCGAAACGCCCAGGCGACGCTCGTGGCGATGGGCGCGGTGGCCGTGAGTCTGTTTGCCGGCGTCACCTACCTCGCGCTCAAGACCCATGTGCTGTATACCGCCAACGCATGTGACCTTCACGGGTTCGCGAATTGCGATACCAAGGCGCAGCGATCGGTCATGGCACAGATCGCGGCGAGCGTGTTTGGTGGACATCACGCCGTGGGGTTCTACGCCGTGCAGGCGACCACGGCCCTGGTGCTCTTTCTGGCCGCCAACACCGCCTTCAACGGCTTCCCCTTGCTCGGCTCCGTGCTCGCTCACGACCGCTATGCGCCCAAGGCCCTGCTGGCACGGGGCGACCGGCTCGTGTTCTCAAACGGCGTCATCGTGCTCGGCACCGCCGCTGCGATTCTCTTGCTGGCGTTCCGCGCCAACCTGAACCTGCTCATTCAGATGTACATCATCGGGGTGTTCGTGAGCTTCACTCTTGGCCAGTTTGGCATGGTGGTTCACTGGACGCGGCAACTGCGCAGGGGCGACACCGTGCATCGCACGACGCGCGCTCTGCACGTCTTCAGGGCCATCAACTTTGTGGGCGCGGCCACCACGGGCGTGGTCCTCGTCATCGTCACCATCACCAAGTTCACCCACGGCGCATGGGTCGTCTTCGCGATCATGCCCGTCCTGTGGTTACTCATGTTCCGGGTGAATCGCTACTACGGGGCGGTAGCCGACCAGGTCGCGCCCGACGCGGTGACGAGGTTCGGCTCCGCCGGAGATTACGCGGTGGTGCTGGTTCACACGGTCAACAAGCCCACTCTCAAGGCTCTCGACTACGCGATCGCTGCCGACCACAAGCGTCTCGCGGCCGTGCACGTTGCGGCGGAGCCCGAGCTCACGGAGTCGCTCCGTGCCGCCTGGCGGGCGCTCGAAATCCACGTGCCGCTCACGGTTCTCGAGTCCCCCTTCCGCGATGTTTCGAGCCCGCTCGTCGAGCACCTGGAGAGAGACAGGACCCTGCACGGATCCGAGGTCGTCTCCGTCTACATCCCGTTCTACGTCTACGGGCATTGGTGGGAGGGCTTCCTGCACAACCGAAAGTCGCGCAGGGTCCGCCACCGCCTGCAGCTGTGCCCGGGCGTGGCAGTGGTGCTGGTTCCGTGGCTGCTCGACTCGTCGCAGTCCCTCTATACGCGTCCCGCGCGCCCGCTGCCAGGGCTCGAACGGCGGGGCCTCACCGCGCTACCCGCGAGCCGCAAGATCACGACCCAACGCCGCTTCCACCGGCCGATCCAGCGATAG
- the ilvD gene encoding dihydroxy-acid dehydratase, whose translation MTKTPDIKPRSRQVTDGLEATAARGMLRAVGMGDDDFAKPQIGIASSWNEITPCNLSLQRLAQASKEGVHAGGGYPLEFGTISVSDGISMGHEGMHFSLVSRDIIADSVEAVMMAERLDGSVLLAGCDKSLPGMLMAAARLDLASVFLYAGSIMPGHVKLSDGTEKDVTIIDAFEAVGACAAGLMSQADVDAIEKAICPGEGACGGMFTANTMASVGEALGMSLPGSASPPSPDRRRDMYAHKSGEAVVNMLRQGITARDIMTKKAFENAIAVVMAFGGSTNAVLHLLAIAHEADVDLTLDDFARIAKNVPHLGDLKPFGQFVMNDVDRVGGVPAVMNTLLNAGLMHGDVMTVTGKTLAENMEELKPAKIDGRVVRALNNPMHKSGGITILKGSLAPDGAVVKSAGFDESVFEGTARVFDGERKALDALEEGSLKAGDVVVIRYEGPKGGPGMREMLAITAAIKGAGLGKDVLLITDGRFSGGTTGLCVGHIAPEAVDAGPIAFVKDGDKITLDVTNALLELHVSEEELSARAVGFEPPAPKYTRGVLAKYRKLVGSASKGAVLD comes from the coding sequence ATGACGAAGACGCCAGACATCAAGCCCCGTTCCCGCCAGGTCACCGACGGATTGGAGGCGACCGCCGCGCGCGGCATGCTCCGCGCCGTCGGCATGGGGGATGACGACTTTGCGAAGCCCCAGATCGGAATCGCGAGTTCGTGGAACGAGATCACGCCGTGCAACCTCTCGCTGCAGCGCCTCGCGCAGGCGTCCAAGGAGGGCGTGCACGCTGGCGGCGGCTACCCGCTCGAATTCGGCACCATCTCCGTCTCCGACGGCATCTCGATGGGCCACGAGGGCATGCACTTCTCGCTCGTGTCGCGCGACATCATCGCCGACTCTGTCGAGGCAGTCATGATGGCCGAGCGCCTCGACGGTTCGGTCTTGCTCGCGGGTTGCGACAAGTCGCTGCCTGGGATGCTCATGGCCGCCGCGCGGCTCGACCTCGCCTCGGTGTTCCTCTACGCGGGCTCGATCATGCCCGGCCATGTGAAGTTGTCGGACGGCACGGAGAAGGACGTCACGATCATCGACGCCTTCGAGGCCGTCGGCGCTTGCGCTGCGGGCCTCATGTCCCAAGCGGACGTTGACGCGATCGAGAAGGCGATATGCCCAGGCGAGGGTGCCTGTGGCGGCATGTTTACGGCCAACACGATGGCATCGGTTGGCGAGGCCCTCGGCATGTCGCTTCCCGGCTCCGCCTCCCCGCCCAGCCCCGACCGTCGTCGCGACATGTACGCCCACAAGTCGGGCGAGGCCGTAGTCAACATGCTGCGCCAGGGAATCACAGCCCGCGACATCATGACCAAGAAGGCCTTCGAGAACGCGATCGCCGTGGTCATGGCATTCGGCGGCTCGACCAACGCCGTGTTGCACCTGCTCGCCATTGCGCACGAGGCCGATGTCGACCTCACTCTCGACGACTTTGCACGCATTGCCAAGAACGTGCCGCACCTTGGCGACCTCAAGCCCTTCGGCCAGTTTGTGATGAACGACGTTGACCGCGTCGGCGGCGTGCCCGCGGTCATGAACACGCTCCTGAACGCAGGCCTCATGCACGGAGACGTCATGACGGTCACGGGCAAGACGCTCGCCGAGAACATGGAAGAGCTCAAGCCGGCGAAGATCGACGGACGCGTGGTGCGTGCGCTCAACAACCCGATGCACAAGTCGGGCGGCATCACCATCCTCAAGGGATCGCTCGCACCCGACGGCGCGGTGGTCAAGTCGGCAGGATTCGATGAGAGCGTCTTCGAGGGCACCGCGCGCGTCTTCGATGGTGAGCGCAAGGCGCTTGACGCACTCGAGGAGGGCTCGCTCAAGGCGGGCGACGTGGTGGTCATTCGATACGAGGGCCCCAAGGGTGGCCCAGGAATGCGCGAGATGCTCGCCATCACGGCCGCCATCAAGGGCGCTGGCCTCGGCAAGGACGTGCTCCTCATTACCGATGGACGCTTCTCTGGCGGTACCACGGGCCTGTGCGTGGGCCACATCGCCCCCGAGGCCGTCGATGCCGGCCCGATCGCGTTTGTGAAGGACGGCGACAAGATCACGCTCGACGTGACCAACGCGTTGCTGGAGCTGCATGTGAGCGAAGAGGAGCTCTCCGCTCGAGCCGTCGGCTTCGAGCCGCCAGCACCCAAGTACACGCGCGGCGTTCTCGCCAAGTACCGCAAGCTCGTGGGTTCGGCCTCAAAGGGTGCTGTTCTCGACTAA